One part of the Arachidicoccus terrestris genome encodes these proteins:
- a CDS encoding glycoside hydrolase family 76 protein, which translates to MTVVAHLKEKYLLLFFLAVGLSMHSSSFSQRPDYKKQVSNLYATVNHYFYIADSGFYREHAVKEKEDHPVSYLWPLCALIQAANEMERVWPDSNYMDQVYKVIEKYDDPAPPSPGYDSYPGSFKREDRYYDDNQWIGIAAMDAYFRNGKKRDLKMGKKIYAFMMTGYDSVAGGGIYWREGDMNTKNTCSNGPGIIVLMQLYQATHKKSYLKQALDIYNWTNRHLRSPEHLYYDNLNVKTGKIGKHQFSYNTGTMLQANVYLFEATKDSSYLREAEKVAASADSYFLGDGKFRDDYWFNAVLLRGLEHLYKHTGNNQHLRAFAKCTDQALANDKNTSGLMGKDKAVNLVGQGGMLEILARLAWLQQKGAI; encoded by the coding sequence ATGACAGTTGTTGCACATTTAAAAGAAAAATATTTGCTTTTGTTTTTTTTGGCGGTGGGGTTAAGCATGCATTCCTCCAGCTTCAGTCAGCGACCCGATTATAAGAAGCAGGTCAGCAATTTATATGCTACGGTAAACCATTACTTTTATATCGCTGATAGCGGTTTTTACAGAGAACATGCTGTTAAGGAAAAGGAGGATCACCCTGTATCTTATTTATGGCCGCTCTGCGCGCTCATTCAGGCTGCAAATGAAATGGAAAGAGTCTGGCCGGACAGTAATTATATGGATCAGGTATATAAAGTAATTGAAAAGTACGATGACCCCGCACCACCCAGCCCGGGATATGATTCCTATCCGGGCAGTTTTAAAAGAGAAGATCGCTACTACGACGATAATCAATGGATTGGGATCGCTGCAATGGACGCCTATTTTAGAAATGGAAAAAAGCGAGACCTGAAAATGGGTAAGAAGATCTATGCTTTTATGATGACAGGGTATGATAGCGTCGCGGGTGGTGGAATCTACTGGAGAGAAGGTGATATGAATACAAAGAATACTTGCAGTAATGGCCCCGGTATTATCGTACTTATGCAGTTATATCAAGCCACGCATAAGAAATCTTATCTTAAACAAGCGCTGGATATTTATAACTGGACTAACCGGCATTTAAGATCACCTGAACACCTTTATTATGATAACCTGAATGTCAAGACAGGAAAAATAGGTAAACATCAGTTTTCTTATAATACCGGCACGATGTTGCAGGCTAATGTTTACCTGTTCGAAGCCACCAAAGACAGCAGTTATTTAAGAGAAGCTGAAAAAGTGGCTGCCAGCGCTGACAGCTATTTTTTGGGTGATGGCAAATTTAGAGATGATTATTGGTTTAATGCTGTTTTACTGAGAGGGCTTGAACATTTATATAAACATACGGGTAATAACCAGCATCTTAGAGCCTTCGCAAAATGTACGGACCAGGCACTTGCCAATGATAAAAATACGAGTGGATTAATGGGTAAAGACAAGGCTGTTAATCTCGTAGGTCAGGGAGGTATGCTGGAGATTCTGGCCAGGCTTGCCTGGTTACAACAAAAAGGAGCCATATAA
- a CDS encoding TonB-dependent receptor, whose amino-acid sequence MKFILSLLFIAALQVSGKVRSQNINCSFKDASLKTVLSSIKKQSGYVFFYKKGTLDKAAPVTVDIKNADIQEALALCLKGQPLSFKIEDRTILIVARKPDITKNAVGLPAAQQNTVQGNVTDSTGKPLQGVSVLIKGSSEGTTTDEKGAFRIKAKTGDVLQFSYIGYQTQEVVVADNNQIHVTLKSTSEDLGDVVIIGYGTTTRQKLIGAVDQVTAKSVENRPVGNLTQALQGLAPSLVIQQKSMDPNNNSMNINIRGLNTKTNASPLVVIDGMISDFSNMNSLNPNDVDKISILKDAGTAAIYGSRSASGVILITTKHGAKNMAPNIRVGASGGVQTADILYSPVEGWQNATLLNVALTNGGNSPAYTPEQILDLKNHKDAPWMMDYIFKNAGQQRYDASVSGGSAASTYNVSGSYFGQGSNFIGPGYGIQRYTLRTNYTTEFKRLKLNVILGYVRNDGKSDQANAGFKIADASRTPKYYFNNPLSDDGRYIVSSVGTNTAAALELGGYNKHNNDWVTVGTSLDFTITKDLKARGVFGYDLNSDWNFVRNLQYPTYNSIESTEPVLNNTNRNTENYSSKRVLINTQFLLDYNKQFGKHEIAAMAGVSQEVLNQKSISVITSFTDPDLGTPVSEGESQTSFDNSRTEVNGTLKRVIQSVFGRLHYTYDRKYSAEFTIRSDGSTRFSKENQWGVFPSVSLGWRMSEEPFMQSYKDNIGSLKLRGSWGLLGNQEIRDYQYFTTYTVYSNVVGFDNTSYSGTGFEIGSPDLKWEKVNTRNIGADLGFFNNKLTVNLDYFYNKTNDILLSPVTPTVIGTTLGDVNIGSMENRGWEVTFNYQFKTGEVSHAASFNIGNTQNKALELGNPEIRVVDNVGFIQRNGLPLGAYYGLKTDGLFQSKEEIRNSAIPVGVSPQPGDVKFVDRNADGIIDDNDRQYLGDGFPHYNFGLNYSVNYKGFDLAVLIQGVGKRLQSLRGDIYMPFHNGAWYPVIFQHQLDTWTVTNTDARFPRLTSDNSSSFSNNWGRPSDLVILNAKYIRVKNIQLGYSLPEKLTGKWGLKAVRAYINMQNPLTFSPNSFIDPESTEFDNLLNAGGGNSGRNYPTLKFYGAGININF is encoded by the coding sequence ATGAAGTTTATACTTTCATTACTTTTCATTGCAGCGCTGCAAGTGAGTGGTAAGGTAAGGTCGCAGAATATTAATTGTTCTTTTAAAGATGCGTCGCTTAAAACAGTTCTTTCCAGTATCAAAAAACAAAGCGGATATGTGTTTTTTTACAAAAAAGGGACGTTGGATAAGGCCGCGCCGGTCACTGTGGATATTAAAAATGCGGATATTCAGGAGGCCCTGGCTCTTTGTCTTAAGGGGCAGCCATTGTCCTTTAAAATTGAGGACAGGACGATCCTGATTGTTGCCCGAAAGCCGGATATAACAAAGAACGCTGTGGGATTGCCGGCTGCTCAACAAAATACTGTTCAGGGAAATGTGACCGATTCGACAGGTAAACCTTTGCAAGGTGTTTCTGTTTTGATCAAAGGATCCTCGGAGGGCACAACGACTGATGAAAAAGGCGCATTCCGGATCAAAGCGAAAACAGGTGACGTCCTGCAATTCAGCTACATCGGCTATCAGACCCAGGAAGTAGTTGTTGCTGACAATAATCAGATACATGTGACCTTGAAGAGTACATCCGAGGACTTAGGTGATGTTGTTATCATTGGATATGGAACGACCACCCGGCAAAAACTGATTGGCGCTGTAGACCAGGTCACCGCAAAAAGTGTTGAAAACCGTCCGGTGGGTAATCTTACCCAGGCTTTACAGGGGCTGGCCCCAAGTCTGGTGATCCAGCAAAAAAGCATGGATCCCAACAATAATTCGATGAACATCAATATCAGAGGGTTAAATACGAAAACCAATGCATCGCCATTAGTTGTGATTGATGGGATGATCTCTGACTTCAGTAATATGAATAGTCTGAACCCTAATGATGTCGATAAGATATCCATTTTAAAGGATGCAGGTACTGCGGCAATTTACGGCTCCCGGTCTGCCAGCGGGGTAATTTTAATTACCACTAAACATGGGGCCAAAAACATGGCGCCTAATATTAGGGTAGGGGCTTCGGGTGGGGTCCAGACAGCGGATATCTTATATAGCCCGGTGGAAGGCTGGCAAAATGCGACCTTACTGAACGTTGCGCTGACCAATGGTGGCAATAGCCCGGCTTATACCCCTGAGCAGATCCTGGATCTGAAAAACCATAAGGACGCTCCCTGGATGATGGACTACATTTTTAAAAATGCAGGCCAGCAACGCTATGACGCCAGTGTATCGGGAGGATCCGCTGCCAGCACCTATAATGTATCAGGTAGTTATTTTGGTCAGGGAAGTAATTTTATAGGGCCCGGGTACGGGATCCAACGCTATACGTTACGTACCAATTATACCACGGAATTTAAAAGGCTCAAACTAAATGTGATTTTGGGATATGTACGCAATGATGGCAAAAGTGATCAGGCGAATGCCGGATTCAAAATTGCAGATGCCAGCCGCACACCTAAGTACTATTTTAATAATCCATTGTCAGATGATGGCCGCTATATTGTCAGTTCCGTAGGAACAAATACGGCTGCCGCCTTAGAACTGGGCGGGTATAATAAACATAATAATGACTGGGTAACTGTCGGTACCTCGCTGGATTTCACCATTACCAAAGACCTGAAGGCCAGAGGCGTATTTGGGTATGATCTGAACTCCGACTGGAATTTTGTGCGTAACCTGCAGTATCCAACCTATAACAGTATCGAGAGTACAGAACCTGTGTTGAATAATACGAACCGGAATACCGAAAACTATTCTTCCAAAAGAGTTTTGATCAATACGCAATTTTTGCTGGATTACAATAAACAGTTTGGGAAACATGAAATTGCGGCAATGGCCGGTGTCTCGCAGGAAGTCCTTAATCAGAAATCGATCAGCGTTATTACCTCATTTACGGATCCTGATCTGGGAACACCTGTTTCCGAAGGAGAAAGTCAGACATCTTTTGACAATAGCAGAACCGAAGTAAACGGTACACTGAAAAGAGTGATCCAGTCCGTGTTCGGACGTTTGCATTACACGTATGACAGAAAATATTCTGCAGAATTTACCATTCGAAGTGATGGATCCACCCGGTTTTCCAAGGAAAATCAATGGGGTGTATTTCCGTCCGTATCCCTGGGATGGAGAATGTCAGAAGAGCCTTTTATGCAATCCTATAAGGATAATATCGGGAGCCTGAAATTGCGCGGTTCCTGGGGACTTCTGGGTAATCAGGAAATTAGAGATTACCAATATTTTACTACTTATACGGTGTATTCCAACGTGGTAGGTTTTGATAATACGAGTTACTCAGGTACCGGGTTTGAAATCGGAAGCCCTGATCTGAAATGGGAAAAAGTAAATACGAGAAATATCGGCGCCGATCTCGGTTTTTTCAATAATAAGCTGACTGTAAATCTGGATTATTTTTATAATAAGACCAATGATATCCTGTTAAGTCCCGTCACACCGACCGTAATCGGAACCACCCTGGGAGATGTGAATATCGGTTCCATGGAAAACAGAGGCTGGGAAGTGACGTTCAATTATCAGTTTAAAACCGGTGAAGTCAGTCACGCAGCTTCTTTTAACATCGGTAATACCCAGAACAAAGCCTTGGAATTGGGAAATCCGGAGATCAGAGTTGTTGATAATGTAGGTTTTATTCAGCGAAACGGATTGCCCCTGGGCGCTTACTACGGACTAAAAACCGATGGCCTGTTCCAGAGCAAAGAAGAAATCAGAAATTCTGCCATTCCGGTGGGTGTCTCTCCCCAGCCCGGTGACGTTAAATTCGTCGACCGCAACGCAGACGGAATTATTGATGATAACGACCGTCAATATCTGGGGGATGGGTTCCCGCACTACAATTTCGGTCTGAACTATTCTGTGAATTATAAAGGCTTTGATTTAGCCGTTCTGATTCAGGGAGTAGGTAAAAGATTGCAGTCTTTAAGAGGTGATATTTACATGCCATTTCATAACGGTGCCTGGTATCCCGTTATATTTCAGCATCAGCTGGATACCTGGACGGTTACCAATACAGATGCCCGGTTTCCAAGGTTAACCAGCGATAACTCTTCTTCTTTTTCCAATAACTGGGGACGCCCCAGCGATCTGGTGATATTAAATGCCAAATACATACGTGTAAAAAATATCCAGTTAGGTTATTCACTGCCTGAAAAGCTAACCGGGAAATGGGGCCTGAAAGCCGTGCGGGCCTATATCAACATGCAAAACCCATTGACCTTTTCCCCGAACTCATTTATCGATCCGGAATCAACGGAGTTTGATAACCTGTTGAATGCAGGCGGAGGTAACAGCGGTAGAAACTATCCGACGCTGAAATTCTATGGAGCTGGTATTAATATCAATTTTTAA
- a CDS encoding glycoside hydrolase family 76 protein, with product MNTLYKNRPLKAIVWLLFGSMLVAFCSCEKYLDPYNGDETTKPDFYPVNWITAADSSTSSFVARYWNKTSHVFNNTYDGEIVWNDYWPEAHGLDVLVDAYLRTNSDVYKQAIYDWYEGVRKKNWYSDNWENDFYDDMGWHCLAHMRALAATGDQRYAASSKSLWEWIAKGWTDYDGGGIKWRKESDDLGEAKGIPANGPAAIIAARRYKLYPYEVVEGLNDLEWAEKIYNWMKYNRTILSSGRIFEKIDDTHGDYSYDVGTYMGAALELYDITKDTTYLNDAIRVTNYHISHNINKTYGVMTDYGEQSGNGGGNDVNLFKGIFVRYFTILIQNPDLPDPDRERYIAFLENNAQYLWQKGTAKSPDIKFSYSWWKNPGDAERWGDLRSAISGATTIEAMALLVKKGYIK from the coding sequence ATGAATACACTTTATAAAAACAGGCCCCTTAAAGCCATCGTCTGGCTGCTATTCGGCAGCATGCTGGTCGCTTTTTGTTCCTGTGAAAAATATTTGGATCCGTATAACGGTGATGAAACAACGAAGCCGGATTTTTACCCCGTGAATTGGATAACGGCAGCTGACAGCAGTACCAGTTCCTTTGTTGCCAGGTATTGGAATAAGACCTCGCATGTATTTAATAATACCTATGACGGGGAGATTGTGTGGAATGATTACTGGCCGGAAGCCCATGGGCTGGATGTTCTGGTGGATGCCTATCTCAGAACCAACTCTGATGTGTATAAGCAGGCTATTTATGACTGGTATGAAGGCGTCCGCAAGAAAAATTGGTATAGTGACAACTGGGAAAATGATTTTTATGATGATATGGGCTGGCATTGCCTGGCACATATGAGGGCACTGGCCGCTACAGGTGATCAGCGCTATGCTGCCTCCTCAAAGTCACTCTGGGAGTGGATTGCAAAAGGATGGACAGATTATGACGGTGGCGGCATTAAATGGCGTAAAGAATCCGATGACCTGGGAGAAGCAAAAGGTATTCCCGCCAACGGGCCTGCGGCTATTATTGCTGCCAGAAGATATAAGTTGTACCCATATGAGGTGGTGGAAGGATTAAATGATCTTGAGTGGGCGGAGAAGATTTACAACTGGATGAAATATAACCGGACTATTCTTTCTTCAGGCAGAATTTTTGAAAAGATCGATGACACACATGGAGATTATTCCTATGATGTAGGCACTTATATGGGAGCGGCCCTCGAACTCTATGATATTACTAAGGACACTACTTATTTAAATGATGCCATCCGGGTTACAAATTATCATATTAGCCACAATATTAACAAGACATATGGCGTGATGACGGATTATGGAGAGCAAAGTGGCAACGGCGGCGGCAATGATGTCAATCTCTTTAAAGGTATCTTTGTCCGTTATTTTACAATACTGATCCAGAATCCGGATCTGCCTGACCCGGACAGGGAACGTTATATCGCATTTCTGGAAAATAACGCGCAATATCTGTGGCAGAAGGGTACGGCGAAAAGCCCCGACATCAAGTTCAGTTATTCCTGGTGGAAAAATCCGGGCGATGCAGAAAGGTGGGGAGATTTAAGATCGGCCATTTCTGGCGCAACGACAATAGAAGCAATGGCCTTACTGGTTAAAAAAGGGTATATTAAATAG
- a CDS encoding RNA polymerase sigma factor, with protein sequence MEDLIRLEDDFLVSIAEGNEQAFEKLFNTYKHKVYTTAMLFTKNETDAEEIVQDVFSRIWRYRTKLPDVNNLPAWIMTVTRNRSLTILKKIATEQRQRQIMPYRPDRTSLIDTEFGIRQKELHFLLQSALKRLTPQQRTIFELSRLEGLDRKTVAASLGLSPATVSVHLTIALKRVRTFLYEYNYELIFLYFFFAFF encoded by the coding sequence ATGGAAGATCTGATAAGACTTGAGGATGATTTTCTGGTCAGTATTGCCGAGGGGAACGAACAGGCCTTTGAAAAGCTATTTAATACCTATAAACATAAGGTATATACCACTGCTATGCTTTTTACCAAAAATGAAACTGATGCGGAAGAAATTGTGCAGGATGTTTTTTCAAGAATCTGGAGATATAGAACAAAATTGCCTGATGTCAACAATCTCCCCGCATGGATTATGACGGTCACCCGTAACCGTTCACTCACGATTTTAAAGAAAATAGCCACGGAGCAGCGGCAGCGACAAATAATGCCCTATCGTCCCGACAGGACTTCGTTGATAGATACTGAGTTCGGCATCAGGCAAAAAGAGCTCCATTTTTTATTGCAATCGGCCTTAAAGCGCTTAACGCCACAACAAAGAACCATATTCGAGCTATCCAGGCTAGAGGGTTTAGACAGAAAAACGGTCGCCGCTTCATTAGGCTTATCGCCCGCTACGGTCAGCGTTCATTTAACGATAGCGCTTAAAAGGGTACGCACGTTTCTTTATGAGTATAACTACGAACTGATCTTTCTTTACTTTTTTTTCGCTTTTTTTTAA
- a CDS encoding FecR family protein translates to MEDVKLKRLLREYVNDTISDEELSEFFEIVVKPESIRLLRKYAKELDISGSGSFELPDEIAKNILSGILSSENHPSPEGLFVRQHVRKERRRKLLKATGVLVCFLLAFAFFFFKENSDREIAAYNGHNQIIKDALPGHPGAVLTLSNGKTYLLDTLKSGRLGHGIDKSADGITVLSSDEVYYGVLETPNGRTQKLSLSDGTRVWLNAGSSIRFPSRFIGKERRVEITGEAYFEVEHDDQQPFIVMAGSDEIWDLGTHFDVKAYCDDRSVKTTLLEGSVRVGRDTLRPGEQYEDGHIKKVDTDGAIAWLSGFFHFEDADIKTVMRQLGRWYNVQIKYEGHVPDQKFEGEIQRSLNLSQALNLIAGTGIHYTLDDDILTIHP, encoded by the coding sequence ATGGAAGATGTAAAGCTGAAACGACTTTTGCGTGAATACGTCAATGATACGATTTCGGATGAGGAACTTAGTGAATTCTTCGAAATCGTCGTCAAGCCTGAATCTATAAGGCTACTGCGAAAATATGCGAAAGAATTGGACATTTCAGGTAGTGGCAGCTTTGAGTTGCCCGATGAAATTGCCAAAAACATTCTGTCCGGAATTTTGTCATCGGAAAATCACCCTTCACCGGAAGGGCTCTTCGTACGTCAGCACGTGCGAAAAGAAAGGAGAAGAAAGTTGCTAAAAGCAACCGGCGTGCTGGTCTGTTTTCTGTTGGCTTTCGCATTTTTTTTCTTTAAAGAAAATAGTGACCGCGAGATTGCCGCCTATAATGGTCACAATCAAATTATCAAAGACGCCTTGCCCGGTCATCCGGGTGCCGTGCTGACACTTTCTAACGGAAAAACCTATTTGCTGGATACCTTGAAAAGTGGCAGACTGGGCCACGGTATTGATAAATCTGCAGACGGGATCACCGTCCTAAGCAGTGATGAAGTGTATTACGGCGTTTTGGAAACACCAAACGGCCGAACCCAAAAACTCAGCCTGAGCGATGGTACGCGGGTCTGGCTGAACGCCGGCTCATCCATCCGGTTTCCTTCCAGATTTATCGGCAAGGAACGACGCGTAGAAATTACCGGAGAAGCTTATTTTGAAGTGGAACATGATGACCAACAGCCTTTTATTGTTATGGCGGGCAGTGATGAGATATGGGACCTGGGAACCCATTTCGACGTTAAAGCTTATTGTGATGACCGTTCGGTGAAAACCACCCTTTTAGAAGGAAGTGTCCGGGTCGGGAGGGATACGTTGCGTCCCGGTGAGCAATATGAGGACGGTCACATAAAAAAGGTGGACACAGATGGGGCAATTGCCTGGCTTTCGGGATTTTTTCATTTTGAGGATGCGGATATTAAAACCGTCATGCGGCAGTTGGGGCGCTGGTATAATGTACAGATAAAGTATGAAGGGCATGTGCCTGACCAGAAATTTGAAGGAGAGATCCAACGAAGTCTGAATTTATCGCAGGCACTCAATCTTATAGCGGGGACTGGGATACATTATACGTTGGATGACGATATATTGACGATCCACCCCTGA
- a CDS encoding RagB/SusD family nutrient uptake outer membrane protein: protein MKKAIYIIMTVLAATLSFSCQKLTVSPTDKFTDASYWISASKAKLVLNMAYNQMYSAGDMWQDEQLSDNLVHTYGTSDPFTIRRGEATPALGLFANEWRDDYGGIKTCLVFLSNIDRIQDIDEASKNRMIDEIRFIRAFIYFRLVNYYGDVPFFTDEITLDDAYNIKRTPKAEIMTFIHSELDDIIKAGHLPVSDDLSEDERGRITLGAAVAFQARAYLYENNYQKVKDLTLKMISDQQTYGHYSLFTYDADKDMSYFMLFTPEQEYNSEVILDMTYVPVLKTWSNMKAMAPISKKAEISADNPTQELVDCYMTMNGLPVKGADKDPSYKESDPYVNRDPRLYATIVYDNYKWLNKDGSVDIIRTAKGSGTDDSYISPVDRQTKTGYYVHKYFDWTMSDNYESGLNIIMFRYADVLLMYAEACNELGKINESEWNQSIRPIRERAGFTAAKALDYPAGKNQSELRADIRNERRVELAMEGLRWFDIKRWKIGQDVLNGYLHGFKFAGSDQNVDGGYIRVAQYQFSDARDYLWSVPLDQMDLNQNLKPNNPGY, encoded by the coding sequence ATGAAAAAAGCGATATATATAATAATGACTGTTTTGGCTGCAACCCTGTCTTTTTCGTGTCAGAAATTAACGGTTAGCCCAACGGACAAATTTACGGATGCGAGCTATTGGATCTCGGCCAGTAAAGCGAAGCTGGTATTAAATATGGCCTATAATCAGATGTACAGCGCGGGAGATATGTGGCAGGATGAGCAGCTGAGTGATAACCTGGTGCATACGTACGGAACCAGTGATCCTTTTACGATCAGACGGGGTGAAGCAACGCCCGCACTGGGGCTTTTCGCAAATGAATGGAGAGATGACTACGGGGGCATTAAAACCTGCCTGGTTTTTTTGAGTAATATTGACCGCATTCAGGATATTGATGAGGCCTCAAAAAATAGAATGATTGATGAGATCCGTTTTATCCGGGCCTTTATTTATTTCAGATTGGTCAACTACTATGGCGATGTGCCTTTCTTTACTGATGAAATAACTTTGGACGATGCCTATAATATAAAAAGGACACCTAAGGCCGAAATAATGACTTTTATCCATAGTGAACTGGACGATATAATTAAAGCCGGCCATCTGCCTGTTTCAGATGATCTCAGTGAGGATGAAAGGGGCCGCATTACCTTAGGCGCTGCGGTGGCCTTCCAGGCCAGAGCCTACTTGTATGAAAATAATTATCAGAAGGTAAAGGACCTGACGTTAAAAATGATCAGTGACCAGCAAACCTATGGTCATTATAGCTTATTTACCTACGATGCGGATAAGGACATGAGTTATTTTATGCTTTTTACACCGGAACAGGAGTATAATAGCGAGGTAATTCTGGACATGACGTATGTACCTGTCCTTAAAACCTGGTCTAACATGAAAGCCATGGCGCCTATTTCTAAAAAAGCAGAAATCTCCGCTGATAATCCGACACAGGAACTAGTGGACTGTTATATGACGATGAATGGTCTGCCGGTAAAAGGTGCAGATAAAGACCCCAGCTACAAGGAAAGTGATCCCTATGTTAATAGGGATCCCAGATTATATGCGACGATTGTGTATGATAACTATAAATGGCTGAACAAAGACGGTTCTGTGGATATTATCCGTACCGCGAAAGGTAGCGGAACGGACGATTCTTATATCAGTCCGGTAGACAGGCAGACCAAGACCGGGTATTATGTCCATAAATATTTCGACTGGACCATGAGTGATAACTATGAATCAGGTCTGAATATCATTATGTTCCGTTATGCAGATGTGCTGCTGATGTATGCCGAGGCCTGTAATGAGCTGGGGAAAATCAATGAATCTGAGTGGAATCAGTCGATCCGTCCCATCAGGGAACGCGCCGGATTTACCGCCGCCAAAGCCCTGGATTACCCCGCTGGTAAAAACCAGAGTGAATTAAGAGCAGACATCAGAAACGAACGCCGTGTAGAGCTGGCTATGGAAGGGCTGCGTTGGTTTGATATAAAACGGTGGAAAATTGGACAGGATGTCTTAAATGGTTATTTGCACGGCTTTAAGTTTGCCGGCAGCGATCAGAATGTGGATGGTGGCTATATCCGGGTCGCACAGTATCAGTTTTCCGATGCAAGAGACTATCTCTGGTCTGTACCACTGGATCAAATGGATCTGAACCAGAATTTAAAACCCAATAATCCTGGCTATTAA
- a CDS encoding SusE domain-containing protein, with translation MKTIMPKIFVVLTFLSLMIGCKKSDMEYKDPKVTAVDQLYAPVDNQQVVLSTQAGSALLFQWAPSHAQDGQLVSYEVDFYSASDTINPVYRIASDNSGAELYANIKHIDINKAAAAAGIPTGETGTIYWSVSSWRGISSAVSSQKNELIVKRLEGFEVIPDNVYLTGEGSETGDDLGKAIQMTKVSDGKFEIYTKLKAGAGYKFVDRISGTPSTYYINDDGKLAEAAGDESSSVASDGIYRITVDFTNKGTTMTTIKSVGVFFSPTNSIILNLDYQGLGVWSGSTTLHLKQESWGLDERYKFQMETSAGTEQLGTKIDTDSPPDASSPANYYYVTLLDQTSQWDHKWKFNHSLDGQVITVSLFLQGTGPYTHTVK, from the coding sequence ATGAAAACTATAATGCCAAAAATCTTTGTCGTGCTTACTTTTCTCAGCCTAATGATCGGTTGCAAGAAAAGCGATATGGAATATAAAGATCCTAAGGTGACTGCTGTAGACCAGCTCTACGCCCCCGTAGATAATCAACAGGTTGTTTTAAGCACTCAGGCAGGTTCTGCGCTGCTCTTCCAATGGGCGCCCAGTCATGCTCAGGACGGTCAGCTTGTCAGCTATGAGGTAGATTTTTATTCAGCTTCTGATACCATTAACCCCGTATACCGGATCGCTTCTGACAACAGCGGAGCGGAACTATATGCGAATATTAAACATATTGATATCAACAAAGCTGCTGCTGCCGCCGGCATCCCGACCGGAGAAACCGGGACGATATATTGGTCGGTTTCCTCCTGGCGGGGCATCAGCTCGGCGGTCTCTTCTCAGAAAAATGAGCTGATCGTCAAAAGGCTGGAAGGTTTTGAAGTCATACCTGATAATGTGTATCTAACAGGGGAGGGCTCAGAAACCGGAGACGACCTGGGAAAAGCCATTCAGATGACTAAAGTAAGCGATGGTAAGTTTGAGATTTATACCAAATTAAAAGCCGGTGCCGGTTATAAGTTTGTAGACCGCATCTCAGGTACGCCAAGCACATATTATATCAATGATGACGGTAAGCTGGCAGAGGCAGCCGGTGATGAAAGCTCCAGCGTTGCCAGCGACGGCATATACAGAATTACCGTTGATTTTACCAATAAAGGGACAACGATGACGACAATCAAAAGTGTTGGCGTGTTCTTCAGTCCGACTAATTCTATCATCCTGAATCTGGACTATCAGGGCCTGGGTGTCTGGTCCGGCTCTACAACGCTTCATTTGAAACAAGAAAGCTGGGGATTGGATGAGCGTTATAAATTCCAGATGGAAACTTCAGCAGGGACAGAGCAGCTGGGCACTAAAATAGATACGGATAGTCCACCTGATGCCAGCTCTCCCGCTAACTACTATTATGTTACCTTGCTGGATCAGACCTCACAGTGGGATCATAAATGGAAGTTCAACCACAGTCTGGATGGGCAAGTTATCACTGTGTCACTGTTCTTGCAGGGAACGGGTCCTTATACGCATACCGTTAAATAA